The Streptomyces sp. NBC_00483 genome contains the following window.
GCCTCGGCGAACGGCTTGGCCCACGCCTCCGTCACCTTGCCGCCCGCCTTCTCCTGGACCTTGAGCCGCGCCTTGTCCACCAGGCCCCGCTCACCGCTCCCGCCGCCGGTCGCCTTCGTCGTGAGGCCGTACCCGTACGGGAACTGCGGATCGTACGAGGCGTCGCCCACGTTGATGGGCAGTTGGGCCTCCGACTTCGGCCAGGTGACCGGGAGTTGGCCGGTGAAGGACTTCTTGCCGTAGAGGACGTCGGCGACGCCGTCGCCCTCCGTGCCCGGCAGCCAGGACGCGATGAGCCCGTCGACGTCCCCGAGCCGGTCGCCGAGCAGCTGCGGCCGCCCCGAGACCACGAGCACGACGCACTTCATGGCGCCGCAGACCTTGTCCACCGCCGCCTTGTCGGCCGCGGAGAGCTCCAGGTCGTGCCCGTTGCCGACGTCGCCGACGCCCTCCGCGTACGGGGTCTCGCCGACGACCACCACACCGACGTCGTGCCCGGCGGTGGGCGCCGAGGCGTCCTTCGAGTAGTCGACCGTCGCGCCGGGCGCGGCCTTCTTCATCGCCTGGAGGATCGTGGTGCCGTCCGTGATCTTCCCGGACGAGCCCTGCCAGGAGATGGTCCAGCCACCGGTCTGGTTGCCGATGTCATCGGCGTTGGACCCGGCGACGTAGACCTTCTGGGACTTCTTCAGCGGCAGCACGTTCCCGTCGTTCTTCAGGAGGACCTGCGACTTCGCCGCCGCCTCCCGTGCCACAGCGCGGTGCGCGGCGCCGCCGATCTGGTCGCTGTTGCTCGTGTCGGCGTACGGCTGCTCGAAGAGGCCGAGCTTGAACTTCTGCGTGAGGATGCGGGAGACCGCGTCGTTCACGCGCGCCTCGCTGATCCGGCCCGCGGTGGTCTCGGCGAGCAGGGCCTTCTCGAAGTCGGCGTAGGCGTTCGGCACCATGATCATGTCGAGGCCCGCGTTGATCGACGTACGGACGTCGGAGGCGTAGTCGCCGGGGATCTGGTCGATGCCCGCGTAGTCGCTGATCACGAAGCCTTCGAAGCCGAGCTTCTTCTTCAACTCCCCATTGATCATTGCCGCGTTGGCATGCATCTTCACGGGGCCCTGGTCGTCGCCGATGATGTCGAGCGAGGAGTACGAGGGCATGACCGTGCCGACACCGCGCTTCACGGCGTCGCCGAAGGGTGCCAGGTGTACGGCCTCCAGCTCCTGCTTCGTCACCTTCGTGACGCCCTGGTCGATGGTGTACGAGCCGGTGGTGGAGGAGCCGTACTCGGTGCCGCCGTCGCCGACGAAGTGCTTCGCCGTGGCGAGCACCTTGTCGTTGCGGTCCAGGTCGCTGCCGTTCGCGCGGCCCTGGAAGCCCTTGATCACGGTCTCCATGGACTCGACGAGGGCCGGGTCCTCGCCGAACGCCTCGTAGGAGCGGCCCCAGCGTTCGTCGCGGCTTACGCACAGGCAGGGCGCGAAGTCCCACGGGACGCCGGTCGCACGCACCTCGGAGGCGGTAACTGCCCCGGTTTTCTCGGCCAGTTGGGGATCGCGGGTCGCGCCGATGCCGATGTTGTGCGGCATGATCGTGGCGCCGACGACGTTGTTGTGTCCGTGCACCGCGTCCACGCCGTAGATCAGCGGGATCTGGAACCGCGTTGCCTGTGCCCGGAGTTGGTAGTCGTCGATCATCTTGGCCCAGGCGTCGGGCGTGTTCGGTGTCGGCACGGAGCCGCCGCCGGAGAGCAGCGACCCGAGGTTGTGGCTCGCGATGTCGCCGGGAGACTTGAGGGCGGCGCGCTCGGCCTGCGTCATCTGGCCGACCTTCTCCTCCAGGGACATCCGGGAGACGAGGTCGGCGACGCGCCTTTTGATCGGGGCCTTCGCGTCGAGGTACGTGAGTCCGTGCGCGTCGATGACGACCTGCGGGGACTCGGCGGGCGGCTTGGCGCCGGTGACGGTCAGCTTCAGCGGGATCGTCTCGGCGGTCTCGGACCTGGCCGAGTCCTTGCTGGTGGCGACCGTGACGGTCTTGGCCGCGCCGGACGCGGTGCCCGCCGGGAAGGTGACCTTGCCGGTGACCGGTGTGTAGTCCTTGCCCGCGTCGGCGGTGCCGCCGCCGGTGGCGTACTCGATGGTGACGGGGTCCTCGATCGGCACGTTCCCTGTGGTGGTGACCGACAGCTTCACCGCCGCCGAACCGCCCTCCTTCACCGGGTACACGGCCGCGTCCGTCGCCACCTGCGCGCGCAGCGACTGGTCGGCCTTGCCGTACAACTCCACGCCGTCCATGGCGAATTGGCTCTGCGTGCCGGTGGGCAGCGTGACCGCGTAGCCCCACATCTTGTCGAGCCCGAGGACGTGGTCGATGCCGCCGACGGGCTGGTAGTCCGTGCGGTACTCGAACTGAGTGAAGGGCAGCTCGACCTGCTTCCAGCCGGTGAAGTCGTCGGTGAACGACGTCGTCCACAGCTCGGACGCCTCGCCGTGCGCGCCGCCGTCCTTGAGCTCGTAGGTCAGCTTTCGGCCCGAGTTGTCGCCGTACCACCACAGGCGGATGCCCTTGTGCGCCGACCAGTCGTGGGCCGGCTTGTCGGCGGCGTAGTCGTGACTGAAGCCGCCGTAGCCGCTGATGTCGTAGGCGCCTTCGAGGACCTTGGTGCCCTCGGGCGCGTCCGCGCGCTCCTTGAGTTCGAGCTTCGGATGGTCGTCGGTGTCACCGCCCCAGGTGAAGATGCCCTCGGCGGGCTGCGTGGCGAAGGGCACCTCGCCCTCGAAGCGGTCGACGGGGGTGGGTGCGGGGTCGTCGGCGGCGGAGGCGGACGCGCTGCCGGTCAGCGGCAGCAGGCCCGCCGCGAGCGCCGAGACGGTGAGTAAGGCCGCGCGTCTTCCGCGCCTTCTGCGGCCGGATCTGGTGGTGGTGTCGGTGTGACGCAAGGTGCCCTCCCGGTGGTCCCGTTGCGGGTGCTGGTGGTGCGTCGTGCCGTTTCTAAATTCAAGACTTGAGTTAAAGGGGGCGTAGTGGGGGCGTCAAGGGTTCGGAACGTAAAGGGAGTTGGCGGCCCGATGGCGTCGGGTTGGCTACTTGTGACCGATTGACAGCCGGGGCGCCGCCCCCGATCGT
Protein-coding sequences here:
- a CDS encoding glycoside hydrolase family 3 protein, whose product is MRHTDTTTRSGRRRRGRRAALLTVSALAAGLLPLTGSASASAADDPAPTPVDRFEGEVPFATQPAEGIFTWGGDTDDHPKLELKERADAPEGTKVLEGAYDISGYGGFSHDYAADKPAHDWSAHKGIRLWWYGDNSGRKLTYELKDGGAHGEASELWTTSFTDDFTGWKQVELPFTQFEYRTDYQPVGGIDHVLGLDKMWGYAVTLPTGTQSQFAMDGVELYGKADQSLRAQVATDAAVYPVKEGGSAAVKLSVTTTGNVPIEDPVTIEYATGGGTADAGKDYTPVTGKVTFPAGTASGAAKTVTVATSKDSARSETAETIPLKLTVTGAKPPAESPQVVIDAHGLTYLDAKAPIKRRVADLVSRMSLEEKVGQMTQAERAALKSPGDIASHNLGSLLSGGGSVPTPNTPDAWAKMIDDYQLRAQATRFQIPLIYGVDAVHGHNNVVGATIMPHNIGIGATRDPQLAEKTGAVTASEVRATGVPWDFAPCLCVSRDERWGRSYEAFGEDPALVESMETVIKGFQGRANGSDLDRNDKVLATAKHFVGDGGTEYGSSTTGSYTIDQGVTKVTKQELEAVHLAPFGDAVKRGVGTVMPSYSSLDIIGDDQGPVKMHANAAMINGELKKKLGFEGFVISDYAGIDQIPGDYASDVRTSINAGLDMIMVPNAYADFEKALLAETTAGRISEARVNDAVSRILTQKFKLGLFEQPYADTSNSDQIGGAAHRAVAREAAAKSQVLLKNDGNVLPLKKSQKVYVAGSNADDIGNQTGGWTISWQGSSGKITDGTTILQAMKKAAPGATVDYSKDASAPTAGHDVGVVVVGETPYAEGVGDVGNGHDLELSAADKAAVDKVCGAMKCVVLVVSGRPQLLGDRLGDVDGLIASWLPGTEGDGVADVLYGKKSFTGQLPVTWPKSEAQLPINVGDASYDPQFPYGYGLTTKATGGGSGERGLVDKARLKVQEKAGGKVTEAWAKPFAEAEHLALTGDYKGALKKLAAAYKAA